GTTTTTTCATGCAATCGCCGGAAGCATGGAAGGCCCACCACCCATGGTCTTTACACGCAATGGAAAACGACCAGTAGTTCATCTGCAGAGCTACGACCTCACCATCGACATCGAGATGGCGACATCGGACAAACTGTTCCGTCGGCTCGAACAGTCAGACGAGGATCTCGACGCATTCGTGGCCGATGCCATCGAGACGAAGCTGAAAGGGGGGGCAGCTTGAAACGGGGATCCGCTCACTACATCCCGACACCGGAAGAGATTGAAGCCGAATGCCGACGCATCCAGGCAACGTGGTCAGAAAAGGAACGTCAGTATCGCCAGTATGGTTACTCGATTTCAGGAGCTCAGTTTAAGAAATGAAAAGCCATCAACGCGAAGCCTACCGGAATTTCCAAACAATCCAGAAACTCTACTCCCGGTCGAAATACTGCCCCGGCTGCGGAATCCAGATGGACCTGAATATGTGCTTCTCCCAACGTCCGCACCTCGTCACTGAGGGAGGCCAGAAGAAGCTCGTCTGTGGTGGTTGTTATCGCGACAATCGCTATACCGATCCGCCGATTGTGGGGGCCAGTTGGTTCCATCACCAGAAGGAGGGGCAATGAGCTATCAGCCATCAGCTTACCAGCGGAAATGGGTTCGCCACCTGAAGCATCAGCACACGACAGAGCGGCTGTTACGGCAGTCGGCGGACTGCCCCAGCTGCGGAGCCGTGATGGATCCGAACGCCAGATACCTGCAGAGGCCGCGCCTGGTGGGGCTCTCCAGCGGTCAGAAACTGTATTGTGGGCAATGCGTCCAGGACGGGCGATATCTTGAAGGGGAAACGATTTCTCACTGAAGGTTGAACCCTGCCCCGTGGGCATCTCGCCTGCGGGGCGCATTCTGAAAGCGAGCCATGAGCCAGACCGACACATTCCTTGAACTGCTCGGGAAACAGATTGCGGAGGAAGTGCTGGCTCAACTTACTCCGTACATCGAGGAACTCATCAGTAGTGAACGCATCCTCTACACCGAAGATGAAGCGGCGGCGCTACTCGGGATGGAATCACGATCGCTCGCCGACGAACGGCGGGACGGGCGAATCGTGGGAACGAAAATTCGGCAGGGAAGAGTTCGATATCTTCGGTCCGACCTCATTAAGTACGCGAACGAACGGCGAATCGTGTTGCCGGAACGGACGCACGACAGCATCACTATTCACTGAAAGGCAAGCCATGAACATCAGCGTCTACAAACCGAAGGACCGGGCCAATTATATGGCGCAGTGGTCCGATCCGATAACGGGCCGTCTGGTCAGGAAGTCCACCGGCACACCAGTGAAGCGAGATGCCGAACGCATCGCCGGGCAACTGCTGAAAGAACTCGAGTCTGGCACTTATCACAACGACGTAAGAATCACGTGGGAGGCATTCCGGGAACGGTTCGACGATGAATACCTTCCGGGCGTTACGAACAGCACAGCGGCACGATATCGCACCGTCTT
The genomic region above belongs to Rubinisphaera margarita and contains:
- a CDS encoding helix-turn-helix domain-containing protein, whose amino-acid sequence is MSQTDTFLELLGKQIAEEVLAQLTPYIEELISSERILYTEDEAAALLGMESRSLADERRDGRIVGTKIRQGRVRYLRSDLIKYANERRIVLPERTHDSITIH